One Luteimonas sp. MC1825 DNA segment encodes these proteins:
- a CDS encoding O-antigen ligase family protein — protein sequence MAALLVLSLVAGGSSQESGGGVFTARLLALPLIAWGSWLLLAKRSSDVAHRAGNVQWAWLLFVAALVAIPLLQLWLPGSLAGGEGRDALSRDLQGFGVHAPAHWSLAPAATREAGFALLPALAVFVLTLALPTQAQRRLAMVVVLMALASLLLGIAQLGAPQESALNPYPQWQPAMNGFFANPNHQATLLVVAATLACSWLATAIGRWPEGRPHRVAVIAASALVVLLAAVSLPLTGSRAGVVLFILSCGVVVVGHWPSWRGGRSGRIMLAAGVALAGFALLAALRWMQVDSVDELRAPLRAVTGEIAARFAPFGTGVGSYVPVFEQESPRELLMGEYVNHAHNEYAQWWLEAGVPGLVVMMLGAAALALTVRGLWRLPAHDRGLGVTALVALAAILAHSIVDYPLRTPAMLAVAAALAGIAAAQAAQTDRGRQQIRLPVDTDNRQYLARD from the coding sequence GTGGCCGCGCTGCTGGTGCTGTCGCTTGTCGCCGGCGGCAGCTCGCAGGAGTCGGGCGGTGGCGTGTTCACGGCGCGCCTGCTTGCGCTGCCGCTGATCGCCTGGGGAAGCTGGTTGCTTCTGGCCAAACGTTCAAGTGACGTTGCCCATCGCGCCGGCAACGTGCAATGGGCTTGGCTGCTGTTCGTGGCGGCGCTGGTGGCCATACCGCTGCTGCAGCTGTGGCTGCCCGGCAGCCTGGCCGGTGGCGAGGGCAGGGATGCACTGTCCCGGGACCTGCAGGGCTTCGGCGTGCATGCCCCCGCGCACTGGTCGCTTGCGCCTGCCGCAACGCGTGAGGCCGGCTTTGCGCTGCTGCCCGCGCTTGCGGTATTCGTGCTCACCTTGGCGCTGCCGACCCAGGCGCAACGCAGGCTGGCGATGGTGGTTGTACTGATGGCCCTGGCCAGCCTGCTTCTCGGCATCGCCCAGCTTGGTGCGCCGCAGGAAAGCGCGCTCAACCCCTACCCGCAGTGGCAGCCAGCCATGAACGGCTTCTTCGCCAACCCCAATCACCAGGCGACGCTGCTGGTGGTCGCGGCCACGCTGGCCTGTTCGTGGCTGGCCACGGCGATCGGACGTTGGCCAGAAGGTCGCCCACATCGTGTCGCGGTCATCGCGGCTTCCGCGTTGGTGGTGCTGCTCGCCGCCGTGTCCTTGCCCCTCACCGGCTCGCGCGCCGGCGTCGTGCTCTTCATCCTGTCCTGCGGCGTGGTGGTAGTCGGTCATTGGCCGTCGTGGCGGGGTGGCCGAAGCGGCCGCATCATGCTCGCAGCTGGCGTGGCGCTCGCGGGATTCGCCCTTCTCGCGGCGCTGCGGTGGATGCAGGTCGACAGTGTCGACGAATTGCGTGCCCCCTTGCGCGCGGTCACTGGAGAGATCGCAGCGCGTTTCGCGCCATTTGGCACGGGCGTAGGCAGCTACGTGCCGGTGTTCGAACAAGAATCGCCACGCGAACTGTTGATGGGCGAATACGTCAACCATGCCCACAACGAATACGCACAGTGGTGGCTCGAGGCCGGCGTGCCGGGGCTGGTCGTCATGATGCTAGGCGCGGCGGCGCTCGCGCTCACCGTTCGCGGCCTGTGGCGGCTGCCCGCACACGACCGCGGCCTGGGCGTGACCGCCCTGGTGGCGCTGGCCGCGATCCTGGCGCACTCCATCGTCGACTACCCGCTGCGCACGCCGGCCATGCTGGCGGTGGCCGCCGCGTTGGCGGGTATCGCCGCGGCGCAAGCGGCGCAGACTGATCGTGGCCGACAGCAGATTCGATTGCCCGTTGACACGGATAATCGCCAATACCTTGCAAGGGATTAA
- the tviB gene encoding Vi polysaccharide biosynthesis UDP-N-acetylglucosamine C-6 dehydrogenase TviB produces MNQFPAPDATRIAVVGLGYVGLPLAVEFGKQYATVGFDINAARVAELRAGKDSTLEVEPELLGSATQLGFTSDLEGIRDCNVYVVTVPTPIDSARRPDLTPLRKASESLGKVLQPGDTVVYESTVYPGCTEEVCVPILEQVSGLTFNVDFFCGYSPERINPGDKQHRVTTIMKVTSGSTPAAANFVDALYASIITAGTHKASSIKVAEAAKVIENTQRDLNIALVNDLAILFNKLGIDTLEVLEAAGTKWNFLPFRPGLVGGHCISVDPYYLTHKAQEVGHHPDVILAGRRTNDGMGAYVAGEVIRLMVRNGINPVRARILILGLAFKENCPDLRNTRVVDIIGALQGYNARVEVCDPWVDAAEAKHEYGLSLCKPGAGEYDAIIVAVGHEEFRKLGAAGIRAHGKPGAVLYDVKYVLPREAVDGRL; encoded by the coding sequence ATGAACCAGTTTCCGGCGCCGGACGCGACACGCATCGCGGTGGTAGGCCTCGGCTACGTGGGCCTGCCGCTTGCCGTCGAGTTCGGCAAGCAGTACGCCACCGTGGGTTTCGACATCAACGCCGCGCGCGTGGCCGAGCTGCGCGCCGGCAAGGACAGCACGCTCGAGGTGGAGCCGGAGCTCCTGGGCAGCGCCACGCAGCTGGGCTTCACCAGCGACCTGGAAGGCATCCGCGACTGCAACGTGTACGTGGTCACCGTGCCCACGCCCATCGACAGCGCCCGCCGCCCGGACCTCACCCCGCTGCGCAAGGCCAGCGAGTCGCTGGGCAAGGTGCTGCAGCCCGGCGACACCGTGGTGTACGAGTCCACCGTGTATCCCGGCTGCACCGAAGAAGTGTGCGTGCCGATCCTGGAGCAGGTGAGCGGCCTGACGTTCAACGTCGACTTCTTCTGCGGCTACAGCCCGGAGCGCATCAACCCCGGCGACAAGCAGCACCGCGTCACCACCATCATGAAGGTGACCTCCGGCTCTACGCCGGCGGCCGCGAACTTCGTGGACGCGCTGTACGCCAGCATCATCACCGCCGGCACCCACAAGGCCAGCAGCATCAAGGTGGCCGAGGCCGCCAAGGTGATCGAGAACACCCAGCGCGACCTCAACATCGCCCTGGTCAACGACCTGGCGATCCTCTTCAACAAGTTGGGCATCGACACGCTGGAAGTGCTGGAAGCCGCGGGCACCAAGTGGAACTTCCTGCCGTTCCGCCCGGGCCTGGTGGGCGGGCACTGCATCAGCGTGGATCCTTACTACCTGACGCACAAGGCGCAGGAAGTGGGGCACCACCCGGACGTGATCCTGGCCGGGCGTCGCACCAACGACGGCATGGGCGCGTACGTGGCGGGTGAAGTAATCCGGCTGATGGTGCGCAACGGCATCAACCCGGTGCGCGCACGGATCCTGATCCTGGGGCTGGCGTTCAAGGAGAACTGCCCGGACCTGCGGAATACGCGGGTGGTGGACATCATTGGCGCGCTGCAGGGCTACAACGCGCGCGTGGAGGTGTGTGACCCTTGGGTGGATGCGGCCGAGGCCAAGCACGAGTACGGGTTGTCACTGTGCAAGCCGGGCGCAGGCGAGTACGACGCGATCATCGTGGCGGTGGGGCATGAGGAGTTCCGGAAGCTGGGTGCGGCCGGGATACGCGCGCATGGCAAGCCGGGTGCAGTTTTGTATGACGTGAAGTATGTGCTGCCTCGTGAGGCGGTTGACGGGCGGTTGTAA
- a CDS encoding acyltransferase family protein, producing the protein MGAVASPQKHRDDIDGLRAVAVLMVLLFHYGFGVPGGYVGVDVFFVISGFLITGIITRQMEKGEFSFLEFYERRARRILPALFVVLIISSIGALFVLLPSDLERFAKSLIASLLSVSNFWFWSQGGYFGSASEMAPLLHTWSLAVEEQFYIALPLALFLVYRWAPRHVFSFTAGVTVVTFIAAAFFVSTRTPEVFYFSPFRAWELSLGGLLAVRRPPAVTSKFHRQWIAAAGLLLVVVPAVAFNEETLFPGPSAALPCLGTALLIWTGMSGDSVVRRILATRLLVLVGLISYSLYLWHWPILVLAKHAVGQDLGLVSRLVLGGLAFVMAFLSWKFVETPFRNRGRTSGRVLWLSTLGAGAALAVASGVTLSNGGFERRFDPQVVTLDRARARQAFRTECIDYRPRVEAVSACKIGAAGVPTLLVWGDSYAHAMLPALDTALKNLGVAALFVAESGCPPLPQAVVSWKGRENWRCQQFNRDVMRLLTDSHRLEHLVLAAAWNAYAAEDQGYKLRVAGSDTSEDSLKRGLVELTYDLGEQTAVERIVFIGQVPSYEWSIPTRMLDANRWDVALGSLTREAWRAKSEASHAAVRGLVGSGAFQFIDPSEWFCRSGVCQYADQANLPFYWDHGHINSRGSAFILPQLEQGLRKVLADQGAISLRASP; encoded by the coding sequence ATGGGTGCGGTAGCTTCACCCCAGAAGCACCGAGATGACATAGACGGTTTGCGAGCCGTTGCCGTCCTCATGGTGTTGCTGTTTCATTACGGGTTTGGCGTGCCGGGTGGATATGTTGGGGTAGACGTATTTTTTGTCATATCCGGATTCCTCATTACCGGAATAATCACCCGCCAGATGGAGAAGGGAGAGTTTTCCTTCCTTGAGTTCTATGAGCGGCGCGCGCGTCGGATACTGCCTGCGCTCTTCGTAGTGTTAATCATCTCCAGCATTGGTGCGCTGTTTGTACTGCTGCCATCCGATCTGGAGCGTTTCGCAAAAAGTCTGATTGCGTCTCTGCTGTCGGTGTCGAACTTCTGGTTCTGGTCGCAAGGCGGATACTTTGGCTCCGCGTCCGAGATGGCGCCCTTGCTGCACACTTGGTCGTTAGCCGTCGAAGAACAGTTCTACATTGCTCTGCCTTTGGCGTTGTTCTTGGTATATCGGTGGGCGCCGCGTCACGTTTTCAGCTTCACTGCTGGCGTGACCGTGGTTACATTTATTGCTGCCGCCTTCTTTGTCTCAACACGAACGCCAGAAGTTTTCTATTTTTCGCCCTTCCGCGCTTGGGAGTTATCGCTGGGGGGGCTTTTGGCCGTTCGACGGCCCCCTGCAGTGACCAGCAAGTTTCATCGGCAGTGGATTGCAGCGGCTGGCCTCCTGCTGGTCGTCGTTCCTGCGGTTGCTTTCAATGAAGAGACGCTGTTTCCGGGACCGTCAGCTGCGCTGCCGTGTCTCGGCACGGCGCTGTTGATCTGGACAGGTATGTCTGGAGATTCCGTGGTTAGGCGGATTCTCGCGACGCGACTGCTGGTGCTGGTCGGGCTGATTTCGTACTCCTTGTATCTTTGGCATTGGCCGATCCTGGTCTTGGCCAAACATGCCGTTGGCCAGGATCTCGGCCTCGTCAGCAGACTGGTTCTTGGCGGCTTGGCGTTTGTCATGGCCTTCTTGAGCTGGAAGTTCGTGGAAACGCCGTTCCGGAATCGAGGCCGTACGAGCGGTCGTGTGTTGTGGCTATCTACACTGGGTGCGGGTGCTGCATTGGCGGTTGCGAGTGGCGTGACGTTGTCCAATGGTGGTTTCGAGAGGCGGTTTGATCCACAGGTCGTCACCCTCGATCGCGCGCGCGCGCGACAGGCTTTCCGCACTGAATGTATTGACTACAGGCCACGAGTCGAAGCTGTGTCCGCATGCAAGATAGGTGCTGCCGGCGTACCCACTCTACTTGTCTGGGGAGACTCCTATGCGCACGCGATGCTGCCCGCCTTGGATACCGCGCTCAAGAATCTAGGTGTCGCCGCGTTGTTCGTCGCTGAGAGTGGCTGTCCTCCGCTGCCCCAAGCAGTAGTTTCGTGGAAGGGGCGCGAGAATTGGCGCTGTCAACAGTTCAACCGCGACGTAATGCGACTGTTGACTGATTCGCATCGATTGGAGCACTTGGTGCTTGCCGCAGCCTGGAACGCCTACGCAGCAGAGGATCAGGGATACAAGCTGCGGGTGGCAGGTAGCGATACGTCGGAAGATTCCCTGAAGCGCGGCCTTGTCGAGTTGACGTATGACCTTGGCGAACAAACAGCAGTTGAAAGGATAGTTTTCATTGGACAAGTGCCGAGTTATGAGTGGAGCATTCCCACCAGAATGCTTGATGCCAACCGATGGGATGTTGCCCTCGGTTCTCTAACGCGGGAGGCTTGGAGGGCTAAAAGTGAAGCGTCGCACGCTGCGGTGCGAGGTCTTGTAGGGTCGGGAGCATTCCAGTTTATAGATCCATCAGAGTGGTTTTGCAGATCGGGCGTATGCCAGTACGCGGATCAAGCCAATCTGCCCTTCTACTGGGATCATGGCCATATAAACAGCCGCGGCAGTGCTTTTATTCTGCCCCAGCTTGAGCAAGGGCTGCGAAAAGTCCTCGCTGATCAGGGCGCAATCTCGCTTCGTGCGTCTCCATGA
- a CDS encoding glycosyltransferase gives MDESCPFERGQNGVGKGARDPLSERLIAIVLPDLRGGGAERVGINLANEFAAQGHRVDLVLLRAVGELLPLLDSRVCIVDLGVVRLRGLFVPLLRYLRKVRPSALLASMWPITVISAAACRLSGYGPRLVVVEHTDWSSSRERGGPARRIAMKCTMALGFRLANGVVAVSDGASDVLARVGWYPRNRITTIHNPIVGGAESRQVSGVGVAPCWSTGDHHRILAVGSLKAVKDYPTLLRAFRILLRSTDAKLLILGEGEERQPLQRLVAELGLGDDVTMPGFTVTTETFYKAADLHVLSSTAEGFGNVLVEAMAQGTPVVSTDCPSGPREILMDGRYGPLVPVGDAERLAEAMLGSLSYPQDRAALQARAKHFSVERAAEAYLSLLLPDACGKNPEVSI, from the coding sequence ATGGACGAATCTTGTCCGTTCGAGCGGGGCCAGAATGGTGTCGGTAAGGGTGCGCGAGACCCACTCAGTGAGCGTCTTATCGCCATCGTGCTCCCAGACCTGCGAGGCGGCGGAGCGGAGCGTGTCGGTATCAATCTTGCCAATGAGTTTGCTGCACAAGGTCATCGCGTCGACCTGGTGCTCCTTCGGGCAGTGGGCGAGTTGCTGCCGTTGCTGGATTCCAGGGTTTGCATAGTTGATCTTGGCGTTGTCAGGCTGCGGGGCCTATTCGTGCCGCTACTTCGCTACCTGCGTAAGGTAAGGCCATCTGCGCTATTGGCGAGCATGTGGCCCATCACCGTTATCTCGGCTGCGGCTTGCCGATTGTCTGGATATGGACCGCGTCTGGTTGTCGTGGAGCACACCGACTGGTCGTCCTCTCGGGAGCGAGGCGGTCCGGCCAGGCGGATCGCGATGAAGTGCACGATGGCGCTCGGCTTCCGCTTGGCCAACGGGGTCGTGGCGGTTTCCGATGGCGCCAGTGATGTACTCGCCAGAGTTGGCTGGTATCCACGAAATCGCATAACGACGATCCACAATCCAATCGTGGGTGGCGCCGAGTCCCGTCAGGTATCGGGAGTTGGCGTAGCTCCATGTTGGAGTACCGGTGACCACCACCGGATTCTCGCTGTCGGGAGCTTGAAGGCGGTAAAGGATTACCCGACGCTGCTCCGCGCCTTCCGCATCTTGCTCCGCAGCACCGATGCCAAGTTGTTGATCCTGGGCGAAGGAGAAGAGCGCCAGCCGCTCCAGCGGCTTGTTGCCGAACTCGGCCTTGGTGATGACGTCACCATGCCGGGGTTCACGGTTACCACCGAAACTTTTTATAAGGCAGCGGATTTGCATGTCCTGTCCTCGACGGCGGAGGGGTTTGGCAACGTGCTGGTCGAGGCGATGGCGCAAGGAACCCCAGTCGTCAGCACTGATTGCCCGTCTGGTCCCAGAGAGATCCTGATGGATGGGCGTTACGGGCCGCTCGTGCCCGTCGGCGACGCTGAACGTCTTGCCGAAGCGATGCTGGGATCCCTCAGCTATCCACAAGATCGCGCCGCACTCCAAGCGCGCGCCAAGCATTTCAGTGTTGAACGGGCAGCGGAAGCGTACTTGAGCCTGCTGCTACCAGACGCATGTGGTAAGAACCCGGAAGTCTCCATATGA
- a CDS encoding FkbM family methyltransferase: MKQFLRALRDHPLVLTPLVAVLSLLKRIGFDIAERVYRHAPFRGTVTTAVTGGASFRIVSEGRKIENGLYWRGIDAHEPKSMAIWMEAARNARTVLDVGANSGVFSLAAAAAGAGAIHAFEPLARVHGILSRNFALNPGFPLQAWAVAVSDQSGVAELHDPGGAAPTSASLSAEFSREHLGDVPTCSVPVVTIDDFCARERIHGVDLVKIDVEGLEEHVLRGMRAVALRDRPLILMEVLDGYEAQLRKVAEEVFGGDVTWHRVDEGDGGPNRNVVLDFKATRQ, encoded by the coding sequence ATGAAACAGTTTCTTCGAGCGCTACGCGACCATCCTCTTGTCTTGACACCTTTGGTGGCTGTGCTGAGCCTGCTCAAGCGCATCGGCTTCGACATTGCCGAGAGGGTTTACCGGCATGCGCCTTTCCGCGGAACTGTGACAACGGCCGTGACAGGTGGGGCTAGTTTCCGGATCGTTTCCGAAGGCAGGAAAATTGAGAATGGCTTGTATTGGCGTGGGATTGACGCCCATGAGCCAAAGAGCATGGCGATCTGGATGGAGGCCGCACGAAACGCGCGGACTGTTCTGGACGTCGGGGCGAACTCGGGCGTTTTTTCACTGGCTGCTGCCGCCGCGGGTGCCGGGGCGATACACGCGTTCGAGCCGCTGGCGCGGGTCCACGGCATCCTGTCTCGCAACTTCGCGCTGAACCCGGGATTTCCGCTGCAGGCCTGGGCCGTCGCAGTCTCGGACCAATCGGGCGTTGCCGAGTTGCACGACCCGGGCGGCGCGGCTCCTACCAGTGCAAGCCTTTCCGCCGAGTTCAGCCGGGAGCACCTCGGTGATGTCCCGACCTGCTCGGTTCCCGTAGTCACCATTGATGATTTTTGCGCGAGAGAACGTATTCATGGCGTCGATCTGGTGAAGATTGATGTCGAGGGGCTCGAGGAGCACGTACTTCGCGGCATGCGAGCAGTCGCGCTGCGCGATCGGCCACTCATCCTCATGGAGGTGTTGGACGGTTACGAGGCGCAGCTGCGGAAGGTGGCGGAAGAAGTCTTCGGTGGAGACGTCACCTGGCACAGGGTTGACGAGGGAGACGGCGGGCCAAACCGGAATGTCGTGCTGGACTTCAAGGCGACGAGGCAATGA
- a CDS encoding GNAT family N-acetyltransferase, with the protein MSIATKRLQADNDNDWSALLSLGASVGFHRMQERLHSNWTKSSPLTACYGVEEDGKLLASILFIAHDIRMAGVATKAYQSCWIMVRPDRQGGPWLGLIYRKAMRDLARIDGKFIFGFPNSIAMPVFKSISAVNVLAMRRTYVALRLPRSMIDWQWDLARCHGQQSLPGLVTFEQAPILAWKQHEHPGLVSARDGGNLLWGRIEERRLFRLGSLKVLLAGGCEVEDPGNFMQLARRMGREYGIDVIRFVSPEGSVVAAASRVGRAARKTESFTYIPLVKDLPTDIAFDVCTGLKGMY; encoded by the coding sequence ATGAGCATCGCGACCAAGCGGTTGCAGGCGGATAACGACAATGACTGGTCGGCGTTGTTGTCGCTGGGGGCAAGCGTCGGCTTCCATCGGATGCAGGAGCGGCTGCACAGCAACTGGACGAAGAGCAGCCCCCTCACCGCCTGCTATGGGGTCGAAGAGGATGGCAAGCTCTTAGCAAGTATCCTCTTCATCGCGCATGACATCAGGATGGCGGGCGTCGCCACCAAGGCCTACCAGTCCTGCTGGATTATGGTGCGTCCCGATCGACAAGGCGGTCCATGGTTGGGATTGATCTACCGCAAGGCCATGCGTGATCTTGCGCGAATCGACGGAAAGTTCATTTTCGGTTTCCCAAACAGTATCGCTATGCCCGTCTTCAAGAGCATTTCCGCGGTAAATGTGCTCGCGATGCGCCGTACCTACGTGGCGCTGCGGCTGCCACGAAGCATGATCGACTGGCAGTGGGATCTGGCACGCTGCCATGGGCAGCAGTCGTTGCCAGGTCTGGTCACCTTCGAACAGGCGCCGATACTTGCTTGGAAGCAGCATGAGCACCCGGGACTCGTCTCGGCGCGGGATGGCGGCAATCTGCTTTGGGGGCGAATTGAAGAGCGCCGCTTGTTTCGACTCGGTTCCCTCAAGGTCCTGCTGGCGGGTGGCTGCGAGGTCGAAGACCCGGGCAACTTCATGCAGCTCGCCAGACGGATGGGGCGCGAGTATGGGATTGACGTGATCCGCTTCGTGTCGCCGGAGGGAAGTGTGGTCGCGGCTGCAAGCCGGGTCGGGCGTGCGGCGCGAAAGACGGAGTCTTTCACTTATATCCCGCTGGTGAAGGACCTGCCCACCGATATCGCATTCGACGTATGCACCGGCCTCAAGGGGATGTATTGA
- a CDS encoding oligosaccharide flippase family protein yields MNLLARLARPGLGRTIINAVLGSAGLRMAGMGLGFLVGVQLARGLGAEGYGIYGVAMSVLTVLMVPAEFGMPQLLIREVGAAQVNEDWGRMHGVTRWASRAAWLSSAVISVAVLGWIIATDRAFEMPLTLTLLAGLSMVPLAVLGRQKGAAVLGLQHIVKGQLPDSVVRPAVFSLLLLIAHLFALRLSPALAMLLGTLSAAVAFVVVVAMYKRLLPTAVHHAAPISDSRRWWASAMPMALTEGMRSLQGNLATLVMGAMAPAAAVGVFRVAVSVSIAISLPVSLFTMIGSPLIARLHAQGDAARLQRLLGWLALGMTAGSILLALPFIIAGGALMARVFGDEFGASTAPLLILCAGGIVYSMLGPAVVVLNMSGYERKVSRAFGISVATLIIVMVPLVHFHGAIGAAAATALAMVLGNILMWWDARRLLALDSSVFSLMNARRGGDE; encoded by the coding sequence TTGAACCTCTTGGCACGCTTGGCACGCCCCGGGCTGGGGCGGACGATCATCAATGCCGTGCTCGGCAGCGCGGGGCTGCGCATGGCCGGCATGGGCCTCGGCTTCCTGGTCGGCGTGCAGCTGGCCCGCGGCTTGGGTGCAGAGGGCTACGGGATCTACGGCGTCGCGATGTCGGTGCTGACGGTACTCATGGTGCCCGCGGAGTTCGGTATGCCGCAGTTGCTCATCCGCGAAGTTGGCGCCGCCCAGGTGAACGAGGATTGGGGCCGGATGCATGGCGTGACGCGCTGGGCGTCGCGCGCGGCGTGGCTGTCTTCCGCTGTGATTTCCGTTGCCGTCCTCGGGTGGATCATCGCTACGGATCGCGCGTTTGAAATGCCGTTGACACTGACACTGCTGGCGGGCCTTTCCATGGTGCCACTTGCAGTACTTGGAAGACAGAAGGGCGCGGCGGTCCTCGGGCTGCAGCACATCGTGAAGGGCCAGCTTCCGGATTCGGTCGTGCGGCCGGCAGTGTTCTCGCTCCTCCTCCTGATTGCGCATCTTTTCGCACTGCGGCTCTCTCCGGCGCTGGCGATGCTACTGGGCACACTGTCGGCTGCAGTCGCGTTCGTGGTGGTCGTGGCAATGTACAAGAGGCTTCTGCCTACCGCGGTTCATCACGCCGCGCCAATTTCCGACTCGAGGCGCTGGTGGGCGAGCGCAATGCCCATGGCATTGACAGAAGGTATGCGCAGCCTGCAGGGCAACCTCGCGACCCTGGTTATGGGAGCGATGGCGCCGGCCGCGGCAGTGGGCGTTTTCCGCGTAGCGGTTTCTGTCTCCATTGCCATCTCGTTACCAGTAAGTCTGTTCACGATGATCGGCTCGCCGCTGATTGCCAGGCTGCATGCGCAAGGTGACGCGGCACGCCTGCAGCGCTTGCTCGGCTGGTTGGCGCTTGGCATGACAGCAGGTTCGATTCTGTTGGCGCTGCCTTTCATCATTGCGGGCGGCGCGCTTATGGCGCGCGTGTTCGGCGATGAGTTCGGAGCATCGACAGCCCCGCTTCTGATTCTGTGCGCTGGGGGTATCGTCTACTCGATGCTCGGGCCGGCAGTCGTCGTCCTGAATATGAGCGGGTACGAGCGCAAGGTGAGCCGCGCATTCGGGATCTCCGTTGCCACTCTGATTATCGTGATGGTTCCGTTGGTGCATTTTCATGGGGCGATCGGTGCTGCAGCGGCTACCGCGCTCGCGATGGTGCTTGGGAATATTCTGATGTGGTGGGACGCCCGCCGACTCCTCGCCCTCGATTCCTCGGTATTTTCGTTAATGAACGCGAGGCGCGGTGGTGATGAATAA